In a genomic window of Streptococcus oralis subsp. tigurinus:
- a CDS encoding DUF5945 family protein produces the protein MTKDWNFNQPLESKSENQGDSDKIAALFGNHQGGNDVNYEAAFQKRKQAPVTESNSSSKPKVTEVRTGKETDITTSYQQHLKRLIADNNSDIQSSQKKIEELHTFIDTKNKDNKKLQSIYDAISELH, from the coding sequence ATGACAAAAGATTGGAATTTTAATCAACCATTAGAAAGTAAATCAGAAAATCAAGGGGATTCAGATAAAATTGCGGCCTTATTTGGAAATCATCAAGGAGGTAATGATGTAAATTATGAAGCAGCTTTTCAAAAGCGAAAACAAGCGCCTGTGACGGAATCAAATTCTAGTTCTAAACCTAAAGTTACAGAGGTTAGAACAGGAAAAGAGACAGATATCACTACAAGTTATCAGCAACATCTTAAAAGACTTATTGCGGATAACAATAGCGATATTCAAAGCAGTCAAAAGAAAATTGAAGAGCTACATACATTTATTGACACAAAGAATAAAGACAATAAGAAATTACAGTCCATTTATGATGCGATTTCGGAATTACACTAA
- the pezA gene encoding type II toxin-antitoxin system antitoxin PezA yields the protein MIGKNIKSLRKTHDLTQDDFARIVGISRNSLSRYENGTSSVSTELIDIICQKFNVSYVDIVGEDKMLNPVEDYELTLKIEIVKERGANLLSRLYRYQDSQGISIDDESNPWILMSDDLSDLIHTSIYLVETFDEIERYSGYLDGIERMLEISEKRMVA from the coding sequence ATGATTGGAAAGAACATAAAATCCTTACGTAAAACACATGACTTAACACAAGACGACTTTGCCCGAATTGTAGGAATTTCTCGAAATAGCTTGAGCCGGTATGAAAATGGAACGAGTTCAGTCTCTACGGAATTAATTGACATCATTTGTCAGAAGTTTAATGTATCTTATGTCGATATTGTAGGAGAAGATAAAATGCTCAATCCTGTTGAAGATTATGAATTGACTTTAAAAATTGAAATTGTGAAAGAAAGAGGTGCTAATCTATTATCTCGACTCTATCGCTATCAAGATAGTCAGGGAATTAGCATTGATGATGAATCTAATCCTTGGATTTTAATGAGTGATGATCTATCTGACTTGATTCATACGAGTATCTATTTAGTAGAAACTTTTGATGAAATAGAGAGATATAGCGGTTATTTGGATGGAATTGAACGTATGTTAGAGATATCTGAAAAACGGATGGTAGCCTAA
- a CDS encoding SAG1252 family conjugative relaxosome accessory protein: MPEQYRDIRKEVNLTANELEMIDIMMKNKGFEHFSSFARNKLLENELEMTAEKWFTFWHSQKLEQISRDVYEILILSRAEHQVTQEHVSILLTCVQELIQEIGNSIPLSQDFRKKYMR, encoded by the coding sequence GTGCCAGAACAATACAGAGACATTCGCAAAGAGGTTAATTTGACTGCAAATGAATTAGAAATGATTGACATAATGATGAAAAATAAAGGATTTGAACACTTTTCTTCATTTGCCAGAAACAAGTTACTGGAGAACGAGTTAGAAATGACTGCTGAAAAGTGGTTCACCTTCTGGCATTCTCAAAAGCTGGAACAAATCAGTCGTGATGTTTATGAGATTTTAATCTTATCAAGGGCAGAACATCAAGTCACCCAAGAACATGTATCCATTCTCTTAACCTGTGTTCAGGAATTGATTCAAGAAATAGGGAACTCCATTCCTCTTAGTCAAGACTTCCGTAAAAAATACATGAGGTAG
- a CDS encoding DUF5960 family protein: MNRKELYDDKLQLDYFSDSYLRFESDFYKYSALDIPLTFITDDILRTMAMSQKHYFKLNKSKSLDGRDHYFVFSIKMNKDSSGIRQYEYQRHCFSL, from the coding sequence ATGAATCGTAAAGAATTATATGATGATAAATTGCAGCTGGATTATTTTTCTGATTCTTATTTACGATTTGAGTCAGATTTTTACAAGTATTCTGCTTTAGATATACCATTAACATTTATCACTGATGACATTTTACGCACAATGGCTATGTCTCAAAAACATTATTTTAAACTTAACAAAAGCAAATCTTTAGACGGTCGTGACCATTATTTTGTTTTTTCTATCAAGATGAACAAAGACAGTAGTGGCATTAGACAGTATGAATATCAGAGACATTGTTTTAGTTTGTAA
- the pezT gene encoding type II toxin-antitoxin system toxin PezT — MEIQDYTDSEFKHALERNIRSLTRGKKSSKQPIAILLGGQSGAGKTTIHRIKQKEFQGNIVIIDGDSFRSQHPHYLELQQEYGKDSVEYTKDFAGKMVESLVTKLSSLGYNLLIEGTLRTVDVPNKTAKLLKNKGYEVQLALIATKPKLSYLSTLIRYEELYAINPNQARATPKEHHDFIVNHLVNNTRQLEELAIFERIQIYQRDRSCVYDSRENTTSAATVLQDLLFGEWSQVEKEMLKSGEERLKDLTNRNGC, encoded by the coding sequence ATGGAAATCCAAGATTATACCGATAGTGAATTCAAACATGCTTTAGAGCGGAACATTCGCTCACTGACAAGAGGAAAAAAGTCCAGTAAGCAACCTATAGCGATTTTGCTTGGAGGGCAAAGTGGTGCCGGTAAGACTACAATTCATCGTATTAAACAGAAAGAATTTCAAGGAAATATTGTTATCATAGATGGTGATAGTTTTCGTTCTCAGCATCCACACTATTTAGAACTGCAGCAAGAATATGGCAAAGATAGCGTTGAATACACCAAAGATTTCGCAGGGAAAATGGTAGAGTCTTTAGTAACAAAATTGAGTAGTTTGGGATACAATCTTTTGATAGAAGGAACTTTACGAACAGTTGATGTTCCAAATAAAACAGCAAAACTCTTGAAAAATAAGGGGTATGAGGTACAATTAGCCTTAATTGCAACAAAGCCTAAGCTGTCCTATCTGAGCACCCTTATCCGATACGAAGAACTATACGCTATCAATCCAAATCAAGCACGCGCAACTCCAAAAGAACATCATGATTTCATTGTAAATCATCTAGTTAATAATACACGACAATTGGAAGAACTAGCTATCTTTGAAAGAATTCAAATTTACCAACGAGATAGAAGTTGTGTATATGATTCGAGAGAAAATACAACTTCAGCAGCAACAGTTCTTCAGGATTTACTGTTTGGGGAGTGGAGTCAGGTCGAGAAAGAGATGCTTAAATCTGGAGAAGAAAGATTGAAAGATTTAACTAATCGAAATGGTTGTTAG
- a CDS encoding Y-family DNA polymerase encodes MSWFDYSLEPQSDIAFIDMKSFYASVECVDRGLHPLKTSLCVMSRADNSAGLILASSPMFKKVFGKSNVGRSYDLPFDVKTRKFSYYNAKKQGLPTTIDYVRYIEEWAKSTVIVPPRMDTYIAVNMEIQKIFHDFAAPDDIYPYSIDEGFIDLTSSLNYFVPDKSISRKDKLDIISAAIQKKIWRKTGIYSTVGMSNSNPLLAKLALDNEAKKTPTMRANWSYEDVEKKVWAIPKMTDFWGIGNRMEKRLHGLGIFSIKELAQANPDLIKKELGIMGLELWFHANGIDESNVHKPYKPKSKGIGNSQVLPRDYIKPRDIEIILREMAEQVAVRLRRAGKKATVVSIHLGYSKAEQKRSIHTQIKIEPTNQTALLTNYVLKLFHTKYTSGAIRNVAVNYSGLVDESFGLISLFDDIEKIEKEERLQSAIDAIRTEFGFTSLLKGNVLDQASRTIARSKLIGGHSAGGLDGLK; translated from the coding sequence ATGAGTTGGTTTGATTATAGTCTAGAACCTCAAAGTGACATTGCCTTTATTGATATGAAATCTTTTTACGCAAGTGTAGAATGTGTAGATAGAGGATTACACCCACTTAAGACTTCGCTTTGTGTTATGAGTCGTGCAGATAATTCTGCTGGTTTAATTCTTGCTTCCTCTCCTATGTTTAAAAAGGTCTTTGGAAAGTCGAACGTTGGACGTTCCTATGATTTACCATTTGATGTAAAGACTCGCAAATTCTCTTATTATAATGCTAAGAAGCAAGGTTTACCGACAACGATAGACTATGTCCGCTATATAGAGGAATGGGCAAAATCAACCGTGATTGTCCCTCCGAGAATGGATACTTATATAGCAGTCAATATGGAGATTCAAAAAATCTTTCATGATTTTGCGGCACCAGATGATATTTATCCCTACTCAATTGATGAAGGATTTATTGATTTAACAAGTTCATTAAATTATTTTGTACCAGATAAAAGTATTAGTAGGAAAGATAAATTAGATATTATTTCGGCTGCTATTCAAAAAAAGATTTGGAGAAAAACTGGAATCTATTCAACTGTAGGCATGTCTAATTCCAATCCCTTATTAGCTAAGTTAGCACTAGATAATGAAGCGAAAAAGACTCCGACAATGAGAGCCAATTGGTCCTATGAGGATGTCGAAAAGAAAGTATGGGCTATTCCTAAAATGACAGATTTCTGGGGAATTGGAAATCGGATGGAGAAGAGATTACATGGTTTAGGTATCTTTTCGATTAAAGAATTGGCACAGGCTAATCCTGACTTGATAAAAAAAGAGCTTGGCATTATGGGTCTAGAGTTATGGTTCCACGCCAATGGGATTGATGAAAGTAATGTTCATAAACCTTATAAGCCAAAGTCAAAAGGGATAGGGAACTCTCAAGTTTTACCAAGAGATTATATTAAACCAAGAGATATTGAAATTATCCTTCGTGAGATGGCAGAACAAGTTGCAGTTAGATTGAGAAGAGCTGGTAAAAAAGCAACAGTAGTTTCTATACACTTGGGTTATTCTAAGGCGGAACAGAAACGATCTATTCATACTCAAATCAAGATTGAACCAACCAATCAAACAGCACTACTGACAAACTACGTTTTAAAGTTATTTCACACTAAATATACTTCAGGAGCTATCAGGAATGTGGCAGTGAATTATTCTGGTTTAGTGGATGAATCCTTTGGATTGATTTCATTATTTGATGATATTGAAAAAATAGAAAAAGAAGAAAGGCTCCAGTCCGCAATCGATGCTATTCGAACAGAATTTGGTTTTACTTCACTATTGAAAGGAAATGTCCTAGATCAAGCTTCTAGAACAATTGCAAGAAGTAAACTTATTGGTGGTCATTCAGCTGGAGGATTAGATGGACTAAAATGA
- a CDS encoding LexA family transcriptional regulator: MFSPTKLKEKRESQGLSQSQLASSLGISRASYFNWESGKTKPNQNNLSKLSEIFNVDPRYFESEYEIVETYLKLTKKNQKATLHYATELLNKQNAKVVEIPERFAYKVYEKLSAGTGTAYFDDGNYDTVYFNHQFDYDFASWVFGNSMEPTYENGSVALIKQTGFDYDGAIYAIDWDGQTYIKKVYREENGLRLVSLNRNYSDKFAPYDENPRIIGKIVGNFMPLED; encoded by the coding sequence ATGTTTTCACCTACTAAATTAAAAGAAAAAAGAGAGAGTCAGGGCTTATCTCAATCTCAACTTGCATCCAGTTTGGGAATTAGTAGAGCTTCGTACTTTAATTGGGAATCAGGTAAAACAAAACCGAATCAAAATAATCTAAGCAAATTGAGTGAGATTTTTAATGTAGACCCTCGATATTTTGAATCAGAGTATGAAATAGTAGAAACCTATCTCAAGCTAACTAAAAAGAATCAAAAAGCAACACTTCATTATGCTACAGAATTGTTGAACAAACAGAATGCGAAGGTTGTAGAAATTCCTGAGCGTTTTGCTTATAAAGTTTACGAAAAATTATCAGCTGGTACAGGAACAGCTTATTTTGATGATGGTAATTACGATACAGTTTATTTTAATCATCAATTTGATTATGACTTTGCATCATGGGTGTTTGGAAATTCAATGGAACCGACATATGAAAATGGTTCTGTAGCCCTTATTAAGCAAACGGGATTTGATTATGACGGGGCTATCTATGCCATAGATTGGGATGGTCAAACCTATATTAAGAAAGTGTATCGTGAAGAAAATGGGCTTCGTTTAGTTTCACTCAATCGGAACTATTCAGATAAGTTTGCGCCTTATGATGAGAATCCTCGCATTATAGGGAAAATAGTTGGGAACTTTATGCCTTTAGAGGACTAA